The following are from one region of the Fusarium keratoplasticum isolate Fu6.1 chromosome 4, whole genome shotgun sequence genome:
- a CDS encoding Type 1 phosphatases regulator produces the protein MSQRQQQQSNAPAPAQTQTETPKEPETGEPAPRILRLRGAHSSNGRSVQWAEDVVDNEGLGRKSSKVCCIYHKPKPVDESSDESSSDSSSDSDSDSEPEGARPAGGKRQSCGHGHDHGRRGRKSGGKGKEKRAPSPNAYEKVPKPKPKDGPDGTSS, from the exons ATGTCACAacgacagcagcagcagagcaaTGCGCCGGCTCCTGCGCAGACGCAGACCGAGACCCCCAAAGAGCCCGAGACTGGCGAGCCGGCGCCGCGGATCCTGAGACTTCGAGGCGCACATTCTTCCAATGGGCGTTCGGTGCAGTGGGCAGAGGACGTTGTAGACAACGAGGGTCTCGGGAGGAAGAGCTCCAAGG TGTGCTGCATCTACCACAAACCCAAGCCCGTCGACGAATCCAGCGACGAATCCTCCTCCGACTCGTCGTCCGACTcagactcggactcggagCCCGAAGGCGCGCGACCGGCGGGCGGCAAGCGTCAGAGCTGCGGACACGGGCACGACCACGGACGGCGGGGGCGCAAGAGCggcggcaagggcaaggagaagagggcgcCGAGTCCCAACGCGTACGAAAAGGTGCCCAAGCCGAAACCAAAGGATGGACCCGATGGCACGTCGTCATAG